GGCAGATAAAGGCATTGTGCTGCTCAAGAACGCCGGTAAGTTGTTGCCACTGGACCGGCATCACATCCACAGCATTGCCGTCATTGGCGAACCGGCGATCGAAATGCAAATTGGCGCGGAGGGGAGCCCGGCGGTGAATTCGTTCTTTAGAATTCAAATTCTGGAAGGCCTACAAAAATTGGCTGGCGCAGAGATGCAGGTGAATTACGTCCCCGGCGAAACCAATGTGCCAATTCCCGCTTCCGCCATCACGGCGCCGGGCGGAACGGAGCACGGATTTAAGGCGGAATATTTTCACGGAGTTGCCTTGGAGGGCGCGCCACTGCTGGAACGTGTCGACAATCAACTTCAGTTCGATACCGAGCACGGCGCGTGGGAAGGGCCGCCCCGAACCGATTTTAGCGCCCGCTGGACCGCTGAGCTGAAAGCGCCCACTAGCGGCACGTACACCTTGTTCTTCACCGGCGACGACGGCTTCCGCGTGAAGCTCGACGGTAAAAAAATTATAGAACGCTGGAAAAACGGCCCAGCCACCACGTTGGAAGCCAACGTCGATTTCCAGGTCGACACGGCTCGCAAGCTAGAAATCGAATATTACCAAGCCGGCGGGTCTGCAGTGGCTAAACTCAACTGGGCGCCCCCCACGCAAGCGCACTATGTCGAGGCTGTGGCGGCGGCGAAAGGGGCCGATGTGGCGGTCGTCTGCGTTTCGACCAGCCACACCGAGGGAGAAGGACACGATCGGCCCTCGATGGATTTACCGCACGACCAGGATCAATTGATTCGCAGCATCGCGGCGGCGAATAAGAATACGGTGGTGGTGCTGAACAACGGAACGCCGGTCACGATGACCGATTGGATCAATGCGGTGCCAGCGGTCATCGAAACTTGGTTTCCTGGCGAAGCAGGGGGCGCCGCAGTGGCAGCCATTTTGTTCGGCGACGTGAATCCATCCGGAAAGCTGCCGACAACCTTTGCTGCGCAGCGCAAAGACTATCCCGATTTTGAAAATTTTCCAGGCAAGAACGGGCGCGTAAATTATGCCGAGGGAATTTACGTCGGCTACCGGCACTTTGATAAAAAAGACATTCAGCCTTTGTTTCCGTTTGGGCATGGACTTTCCTACACATCTTTCGATTACAGCAATTTGAAGTTGGCGGACGAAAACCTCAAGCCGGGCGGCACGGCACAGATTCGTGTGAGCGTCACCAACTCCGGGCAGCGCGCCGGCGATGAAATTGTGCAGCTATACGTGCACGATTTGAAGCCGCAAGTGGATAAGCCGGTCCGCGAATTGAAAGGCTTTTCCCGAATTGCGCTCCAGCCGGGCGAAACCAAAACGGCGGATTTCACACTCACGCCGCGGAATCTGGCCTACTTCGACGTGTCGGGCAAAGAGTGGAAAGCCGATGCCGGTGACTACGCAATCGAAATCGGCGCATCGTCCCGCGACATTCGCCAGAAGGCCACGTTGCACTTGACGGAAACATTCACCGAGGCCGTGCCAGGGTCGCAAGATCGTTCGCCAACCGAACGCGAGCATTAAACGCCGGCTTGGCAAGTAGTTGCCAACCCCCACGAAGGTCGATTCTTTGCCGCCGAAAAGCATGCAGGTTGATCGTGGTTTTTCCAAGCCAACCTGATATGCTTAAGTTGGCGGTTCTGGGAGGATGCAGCAGCATTCCACCGGGGATGCATTGCGGTAATATCTGACGCCGCTTCAGGAGACGGAGCTTAGGACAGATTGAGGAGGCAATTCGGCCAAAACGTATGAAACAGAATTTGGGGTTCGCCGGGGCGTGTTTGTCATTGGCGATAATCGGCCAATGCGGG
The sequence above is drawn from the Pirellulales bacterium genome and encodes:
- a CDS encoding glycoside hydrolase family 3 C-terminal domain-containing protein — its product is MFTIGWTGLMCQCRKTTPSGGNQRAVSRALLLALVCVAFAQHAAADDAPPYRNPKAALEDRVNDLATRLTQDEKLHLLTGTGFTTQPIPRLGVPAMSMVDAGQGVRGGSKTTQGPATAFPCGVAMAASWDVDLIHRIGKAIGEEVRNKGTGSQVLLAPAVNIQRSPLGGRNGEYMTEDPFLAARMGVAYIRGVQSTGVAACIKHFACNNEEVDRNTVNVVVGERALREIYLPAFEAGVKEGRVWSLMDSYNKINGPYASANSYLLLDVLKKGWGFEGLVMSDWGAVHEVPVAQAGNDLEMPGGQFETINKLKEALRSSSLSQQAVDESVKRILRTIVRVGLLDNPPPPNSEMVNSKEHQQIAEEAADKGIVLLKNAGKLLPLDRHHIHSIAVIGEPAIEMQIGAEGSPAVNSFFRIQILEGLQKLAGAEMQVNYVPGETNVPIPASAITAPGGTEHGFKAEYFHGVALEGAPLLERVDNQLQFDTEHGAWEGPPRTDFSARWTAELKAPTSGTYTLFFTGDDGFRVKLDGKKIIERWKNGPATTLEANVDFQVDTARKLEIEYYQAGGSAVAKLNWAPPTQAHYVEAVAAAKGADVAVVCVSTSHTEGEGHDRPSMDLPHDQDQLIRSIAAANKNTVVVLNNGTPVTMTDWINAVPAVIETWFPGEAGGAAVAAILFGDVNPSGKLPTTFAAQRKDYPDFENFPGKNGRVNYAEGIYVGYRHFDKKDIQPLFPFGHGLSYTSFDYSNLKLADENLKPGGTAQIRVSVTNSGQRAGDEIVQLYVHDLKPQVDKPVRELKGFSRIALQPGETKTADFTLTPRNLAYFDVSGKEWKADAGDYAIEIGASSRDIRQKATLHLTETFTEAVPGSQDRSPTEREH